The following are encoded together in the Candidatus Tumulicola sp. genome:
- a CDS encoding lanthionine synthetase LanC family protein — MIEQRATFKILADRNSIFCVNSGQFGATQTGKIITVYPGSDDDAARLAMALDDLWPSSTGPAVPSDLAVRPGGSVFVRYGSFTGETVVDRFGKNVPSIHDELGRINEDVRSVDGRQPNWATPPITGLVPAVPDMSASLSIGSDSYLPLMLLHRSALGNVLLGLRLSDGKEVLLKVRRRGVGVGKSENFQTVGLGQEFAVLQKLQPFDELAPLPVDYSCDRDFAILVTEYVEGRHYLELDFETQVRALSWLALRIAQLHSVGFIHGDVKLANVIARESNVRLVDFELSVPIDSKVGESRGTVGYLAPEAADRRTPAMDVYALGVCAAHVFLKIDPAGLAIGGGRIVGLLQQLGYPQAVRVVRELLQLDASRRPSAAEAAIRLRDLTPSSVQRTRGRDRRTRWCLRSAVEAGVATRRYRRDMGNGCVWKSETDQDAAPLHGINIGSAGILLGLMTIDEACRTRIFDEDIIRGAQHLESREPEPNANGFFTGNAGVAVALAVAGKRFRKPAFIAAAHKYLSKSLTVEGDFDLFSGSAGVLWAGCLLAQILDDRNLLDRAAPCAKSLIENASLQDKLYVWPSCDANEPPLTGAAHGSAGIALALSIWGKATGESDATDLAIETFDRLYRFGRVRGGSALRHRVGKSDAAVMVPSWCHGVAGYLWCMLSALGDDEQLKRAIDWCVDLCSSTRSIGSPVYCHGIAGELELWRLVEKYPRLYQRASGRSRTAANVLRLQLQRTGGLSIWASEDPRRLTPDLWVGFLGPATALALYSQNKPVPLLSGTWLTTCASDYYGT, encoded by the coding sequence TTGATCGAGCAGCGCGCAACGTTCAAGATTTTAGCAGATCGTAATTCAATCTTTTGCGTAAATTCGGGCCAGTTTGGCGCGACGCAGACCGGAAAGATCATTACCGTTTATCCGGGCAGCGATGACGACGCGGCGCGCCTGGCGATGGCATTAGACGATCTCTGGCCAAGCAGCACCGGCCCAGCCGTTCCCTCGGATCTCGCGGTTCGTCCGGGAGGGTCCGTTTTTGTTCGATACGGGAGTTTTACGGGTGAAACGGTCGTCGACCGCTTCGGCAAAAATGTTCCTTCGATACACGACGAGCTCGGCAGAATCAATGAAGACGTTCGCAGTGTGGACGGGCGGCAACCGAACTGGGCGACGCCGCCAATCACCGGTTTAGTTCCCGCCGTTCCGGATATGTCGGCCTCCTTGTCGATTGGAAGCGATTCGTATCTGCCGCTGATGCTGCTTCACCGCTCAGCTCTGGGCAACGTATTGTTGGGTCTTCGGCTATCAGATGGTAAAGAGGTCTTACTGAAGGTACGACGCCGAGGCGTTGGCGTCGGTAAGTCGGAAAATTTCCAGACGGTAGGACTGGGACAAGAATTCGCAGTTTTGCAAAAGCTGCAGCCGTTCGACGAGTTGGCGCCGCTCCCGGTCGACTATTCTTGCGATCGTGATTTCGCAATCCTCGTAACGGAGTACGTAGAGGGCCGGCATTACCTGGAATTAGACTTTGAAACACAAGTGCGTGCGCTGTCGTGGTTGGCTTTGCGGATTGCTCAACTCCACTCGGTCGGATTCATTCACGGCGATGTCAAGTTGGCTAACGTGATCGCTAGAGAGTCGAACGTTCGCCTCGTCGATTTTGAGCTGTCCGTACCGATCGATTCGAAAGTTGGCGAGTCGAGAGGAACGGTCGGTTATCTCGCACCCGAAGCCGCCGATCGTAGAACGCCGGCAATGGATGTCTACGCATTGGGAGTTTGCGCCGCGCACGTTTTTCTAAAAATTGATCCGGCCGGATTAGCAATCGGTGGCGGACGCATCGTGGGACTCCTGCAACAACTCGGGTATCCACAGGCAGTCCGAGTTGTAAGAGAACTGTTGCAACTCGACGCTTCACGTCGCCCGAGCGCGGCCGAAGCAGCCATTCGGTTACGGGATCTCACGCCGTCGAGCGTTCAACGGACGCGGGGTCGCGACCGACGTACGCGCTGGTGTCTACGCAGCGCCGTCGAAGCAGGTGTAGCCACACGGCGCTACCGGCGAGACATGGGTAACGGGTGCGTTTGGAAAAGTGAAACTGACCAAGATGCGGCTCCCCTACATGGGATAAACATAGGAAGCGCCGGGATTCTTCTGGGTCTCATGACGATCGACGAGGCGTGCCGCACTCGCATTTTTGACGAGGATATCATTCGTGGAGCACAGCATCTCGAAAGCCGGGAACCCGAACCAAACGCGAACGGGTTCTTCACGGGAAATGCTGGAGTTGCAGTCGCGCTTGCCGTAGCCGGTAAGCGATTTCGGAAGCCGGCCTTTATAGCCGCGGCGCACAAATATTTGTCGAAGAGCCTGACCGTCGAAGGGGACTTCGATTTGTTCTCTGGAAGCGCGGGCGTCCTTTGGGCCGGTTGTTTGCTCGCGCAAATTCTCGACGATCGCAACCTACTCGATCGTGCCGCGCCTTGCGCGAAGAGCTTGATCGAAAACGCTTCATTACAAGATAAGCTCTACGTTTGGCCGAGTTGCGACGCAAACGAGCCGCCGCTCACTGGTGCGGCGCACGGATCGGCTGGGATCGCCCTGGCGTTGTCGATCTGGGGGAAGGCGACCGGCGAGTCCGATGCGACCGACCTTGCGATCGAAACGTTCGACCGCCTGTATCGCTTCGGTCGCGTGCGAGGAGGATCGGCGCTTCGACATCGAGTTGGTAAAAGCGATGCTGCCGTCATGGTGCCGTCATGGTGCCATGGAGTCGCCGGATATCTCTGGTGTATGCTGTCCGCACTCGGCGACGACGAACAACTGAAGCGCGCAATCGATTGGTGTGTGGATCTGTGCTCGAGTACGAGATCGATTGGAAGCCCTGTGTACTGTCACGGGATAGCCGGCGAACTTGAACTATGGCGTCTGGTAGAAAAATATCCGCGCTTGTATCAAAGAGCATCGGGCAGAAGCCGAACCGCGGCAAACGTGCTCCGCTTGCAACTTCAACGAACCGGCGGCTTGAGTATTTGGGCTTCCGAAGATCCTAGGCGCCTCACCCCCGATTTATGGGTAGGCTTTCTGGGCCCAGCTACGGCTCTCGCCCTCTATTCACAAAACAAGCCCGTGCCGTTGTTATCGGGAACGTGGCT